The genomic DNA CCGGCCCTTTTGTTTATCCCGCTTGTTTTCTTGTGTTATGACCGACGGGTGCAGGAAACGAAGATGTCGTCCAATGCAGCGGTCTTTTCCGTGCAGTACTTTGGCATTTTTCTGGGGAGTGTGGCGGGACTTCTTGGAATTTCCTGCCTGATTGTCGCAGACTTCTGGCAGTTCATCTCGGCGACGTACGGTTTCCAGCTACTCGTTCCCGATTTGACTCCCAACGTCGGTCTCTGGTGGTACTTCTTTATTGAGATGTTTGATTCCTTCCGAGAATTTTTCCTCGGTGTCTTCTGGCTTCATCTCGCGTGCTATGTCGGAGGTTTGACCATACGGTTGCGGCGCCAGCCTCTGTTCGTCCTAACTGCTCTCCTGGGCATCTTTGCGATCTTCAAGCCTTATCCCAGCATTTCGGACGCATCTCTATATTTCGCTTTCCTTCCGCTTTACCGGCATCTTTTCCCTTGTAAGTTGAGTCACGCTTCTGTCTGCGCGGATGTTGACTGACGATATCAGTGATGCGCTATACGTTCTTCGCAGTCTCCGCGCTGTTGTACGCAACTCTTTTGGGCCCTGCTTTCTATCACTTGTGGATCTACGCTGGATCCGGAAATGCCAACTTCTTCTACGCTATCACACTGGTCTGGAGTTTGGGGCTCTCGATCTTGTTAGCGGACACCGTCTTCGCCGCCCTCCGAGAAGAATGGGAACAGGATAACCCGGAACTCCGAGGAAAGGATGTCAGACAGGTCTAATTTAATACA from Aspergillus chevalieri M1 DNA, chromosome 1, nearly complete sequence includes the following:
- a CDS encoding GPI-anchor transamidase subunit GAB1 (BUSCO:EOG09262O0R;~COG:G;~EggNog:ENOG410PHWS;~InterPro:IPR009600;~PFAM:PF06728;~TransMembrane:6 (n9-24c29/30o176-202i223-248o268-295i307-325o345-367i379-404o);~go_component: GO:0016021 - integral component of membrane [Evidence IEA];~go_component: GO:0042765 - GPI-anchor transamidase complex [Evidence IEA];~go_process: GO:0016255 - attachment of GPI anchor to protein [Evidence IEA]), translated to MLVDRRKAVVFGAALVLRLLLWVLFPSLPDLLTGRVEVSTPVNSFKRLQEGLFMYTRNVSPYDGGVFHQAPLLLPIFALLPNAKEYPLPTAIFYSLVDLANANALVTISDSGQALSGRLHSALRKHVRYDGVAVAAWFLFNPFTIATCLSRSTNVFTTCGILYAISNAGSGNSVNAMLALGFASYLSIYPALLFIPLVFLCYDRRVQETKMSSNAAVFSVQYFGIFLGSVAGLLGISCLIVADFWQFISATYGFQLLVPDLTPNVGLWWYFFIEMFDSFREFFLGVFWLHLACYVGGLTIRLRRQPLFVLTALLGIFAIFKPYPSISDASLYFAFLPLYRHLFPLMRYTFFAVSALLYATLLGPAFYHLWIYAGSGNANFFYAITLVWSLGLSILLADTVFAALREEWEQDNPELRGKDVRQV